A region from the Bdellovibrio bacteriovorus genome encodes:
- the rplD gene encoding 50S ribosomal protein L4 — MATVNVLNWKKEKVGSVELAADVFEAPVKKEVLHTVVQWQLAARRQGTHMTKTKGLVSGGGKKPFKQKGTGGARQGSSRSPLMPGGGTMFGPQPRSYAFVLPKKVRRLGLSMALSHLQKEGKLFIVDSMQSEGKTAELNKRLKAFGLTKAVLVDAAVNEKFGRASKNLQSFKYFPVEGLNVFDLLKYDAAVITKDSVAKIVDRCSLEKA; from the coding sequence ATGGCAACAGTAAACGTATTAAACTGGAAAAAAGAAAAAGTTGGATCAGTTGAATTGGCTGCTGACGTGTTCGAAGCTCCTGTTAAAAAGGAAGTTCTTCACACTGTAGTTCAATGGCAATTGGCGGCTCGTCGTCAAGGTACACACATGACTAAAACAAAAGGTCTTGTGTCTGGTGGCGGTAAAAAGCCATTCAAACAAAAAGGTACTGGTGGAGCTCGTCAAGGTTCTTCACGTTCTCCTTTGATGCCTGGTGGTGGTACTATGTTCGGTCCACAACCTCGTAGCTACGCTTTCGTTCTACCTAAAAAAGTTCGTCGTTTAGGTTTGAGCATGGCACTTTCTCACCTTCAAAAAGAAGGCAAGTTGTTCATCGTGGACAGCATGCAATCTGAAGGTAAAACTGCTGAGCTTAACAAACGTTTGAAAGCTTTCGGTCTAACAAAAGCTGTTTTGGTTGACGCTGCTGTGAACGAAAAGTTCGGTCGCGCTTCTAAAAACTTACAATCTTTCAAATACTTCCCAGTTGAAGGTTTGAACGTATTCGATCTATTGAAATACGATGCAGCAGTGATCACTAAAGACTCTGTAGCAAAAATCGTAGATCGTTGCTCATTGGAGAAAGCGTAA
- the rplW gene encoding 50S ribosomal protein L23 — protein sequence MKQVIKAPLITEKNTYHNAAGVYVFEVDLKSTKTDIKAAVEKNFKVKVDSVRTSVCRGHSKYTKFGLTKVPYWKKAYVKLVEGEKIALFEGV from the coding sequence ATGAAACAAGTAATTAAAGCTCCTCTTATCACAGAGAAAAATACATATCACAACGCTGCTGGCGTGTATGTGTTCGAAGTAGATCTTAAGTCTACTAAGACTGACATCAAAGCTGCGGTAGAAAAGAACTTCAAAGTGAAAGTAGACAGCGTTAGAACTAGCGTTTGCCGCGGTCACTCGAAGTACACTAAATTCGGATTAACAAAGGTCCCTTACTGGAAAAAAGCTTACGTTAAGCTTGTTGAAGGTGAGAAGATCGCTCTTTTTGAGGGAGTATAA
- the rplC gene encoding 50S ribosomal protein L3, with amino-acid sequence MSETTQTTNSNEQGLKLNGLFAFKEGMATIYNENGEAVPVTVLRYEPWFVSQIKTNEADGYEAIQVACHPKKAKNSNKAEKGHLAKSGFENGAQFVKEIRQSIPDGVTVGAQISIDSLVKGDFVKITSKSKGKGFAGVMKRWNFAGGPGAHGSKFHRRPGSSGNRTWPGRVMPGKKFPGHLGNETVTVKNVEIVQVLADENVLMVKGPVPGARNTLVKLVRE; translated from the coding sequence GTGAGCGAAACTACACAAACTACAAATTCAAACGAGCAAGGCCTGAAGCTGAACGGCCTGTTCGCATTCAAAGAAGGTATGGCTACCATTTACAATGAAAATGGTGAGGCAGTTCCTGTAACAGTTCTTCGTTATGAGCCTTGGTTTGTTTCTCAAATCAAAACTAACGAAGCTGATGGCTACGAAGCTATTCAAGTAGCTTGCCATCCTAAAAAAGCTAAAAATTCAAACAAAGCAGAAAAAGGTCACTTGGCTAAATCTGGTTTTGAAAATGGCGCGCAATTCGTAAAAGAAATCCGCCAATCAATCCCTGATGGCGTGACTGTTGGTGCGCAAATCTCTATCGACTCATTGGTTAAAGGTGATTTCGTAAAAATCACTTCTAAATCTAAAGGTAAAGGTTTCGCTGGTGTTATGAAGCGTTGGAACTTCGCCGGTGGTCCTGGTGCCCACGGTTCTAAATTCCACCGTCGTCCGGGTTCTTCTGGTAACAGAACATGGCCGGGTCGTGTAATGCCTGGTAAAAAATTCCCTGGTCATTTGGGTAACGAAACAGTGACTGTAAAAAATGTTGAGATCGTTCAAGTTCTAGCGGACGAAAACGTTCTTATGGTTAAGGGTCCTGTTCCTGGTGCCAGAAACACTTTAGTTAAGTTGGTGAGAGAATAG
- the rpsJ gene encoding 30S ribosomal protein S10: MQSQKIRIRLKAFDHKLLDQSTKEIVETARRTGAKVAGPIPLPTRINRYTVLRSPHVDKKSREQFEVRTHKRMLDILEPTQQTVDQLMKLDLSAGVDVEIKLSAI, translated from the coding sequence ATGCAAAGTCAGAAGATTAGAATCAGATTGAAGGCATTCGATCATAAATTGCTTGATCAATCGACGAAAGAAATCGTCGAAACAGCACGTCGTACTGGTGCGAAGGTTGCGGGTCCAATCCCTCTTCCAACTCGTATCAACCGCTACACAGTGTTGCGTTCTCCTCACGTAGATAAAAAATCTCGTGAGCAATTCGAAGTGAGAACACACAAGCGTATGCTCGATATTTTAGAACCCACTCAGCAGACTGTCGATCAGCTCATGAAACTCGACCTCTCAGCTGGCGTTGATGTTGAAATCAAACTTTCAGCAATCTAG